One window from the genome of Salvelinus namaycush isolate Seneca chromosome 19, SaNama_1.0, whole genome shotgun sequence encodes:
- the LOC120063828 gene encoding cytochrome b reductase 1-like, with the protein MAMENFKQFLFALSAAVTVGFVSIIFVLRWVFYFKEGLAWDGGLAEFNWHPVLIVTGFIFMQGIAIVVYRLPWTWKCSKLMMKFIHAGLNILAFIFAAISLVAVFDFHNAQNIPNMYSLHSWVGLAAVILYSLQLVLGVCIYLIPITPTYLRAAFMPLHIYSGLFIFTSVIATALMGITEKLIFGLKNPSYKDSPPEATFVNVLGVLIVIFGGIILWIATRPSWKRPSEQVLRSPPTNGGGSVGTKVSEQTDPIDPKGNGDARRRSGKLEDSGQVN; encoded by the exons ATGGCGATGGAGAATTTCAAGCAGTTCCTGTTCGCTTTGTCCGCTGCGGTTACCGTTGGTTTTGTCTCGATAATTTTTGTTTTGAGATGGGTTTTCTACTTCAAGGAAGGTTTAGCATGGGATGGAGGACTGGCCGAATTCAATTGGCACCCGGTTTTAATCGTTACCGGGTTCATTTTTATGCAGGGAATTG CCATTGTCGTGTATAGGTTGCCATGGACCTGGAAGTGCAGCAAGTTAATGATGAAGTTTATTCATGCTGGCTTAAACATACTGGCCTTCATTTTCGCTGCCATATCTCTGGTAGCAGTATTTGACTTCCACAACGCACAAAACATCCCCAACATGTACAGCCTGCACAGCTGGGTGGGGCTAGCAGCTGTGATACTTTATTCACTACAG CTTGTCCTGGGAGTGTGTATATACCTGATACCCATCACCCCGACATACCTGAGAGCCGCGTTTATGCCCCTGCACATCTACAGTGGCCTGTTCATCTTTACCAGTGTCATAGCCACTGCACTTATGGGCATCACAGAGAAGCTAATTTTTGGCCT GAAAAATCCCAGTTACAAAGACTCTCCCCCAGAGGCCACCTTTGTGAATGTGCTGGGAGTACTTATAGTTATTTTTGGAGGAATCATCCTCTGGATCGCTACTCGCCCCTCTTGGAAACGCCCCAGTGAGCAGGTCCTGCGCTCCCCGCCTACTAACGGGGGTGGGTCAGTTGGCACCAAAGTGTCTGAACAAACTGACCCGATTGACCCCAAAGGCAATGGAGATGCCAGAAGAAGGAGTGGTAAATTGGAGGACTCCGGACAGGTCAACTGA